Part of the Lolium rigidum isolate FL_2022 chromosome 6, APGP_CSIRO_Lrig_0.1, whole genome shotgun sequence genome, CAGGCCACGAGACACTTGGCGCCACTGATATGCCCCCCAACGCCCCAGAGGAAGGCTCGACGGAGGGCGTCTAGCCTTGATCACGGCGGGCTAGAGCAGCATCACCGTCATGGCATGTGTGGGGAGCGAGTCGAGCACAACATTGACGAGGACGAGGCGGCCTgccagggagaggaggagggttcTCCAACCCGACATGAGCTTCTCACATGACAGAGGCAACCCCGAGTAGGTTTGGAGGAAACCCTCGACCGTGCATCCGAGCGATGCAACAGCCCTAGCCACGCCAGGCTCGTCGACGCCCATGGGAACCATGGTGCTTTTGGAGAAGTTGAACACCAGCCCGGTTGCCCTGGTGAAGTCGTCGAAGATCCTCTTCAGTCTCGCAGCCGCGCCATCGTTCGCCCGCATAATGATCAGCGTATCGTCTATGTATTGCAAGACGTGCGGGCGAGCCAATCGACGAGGGGTGGCGAAGCGCGTCATCTTGTTTCATCAACATCTAATGGATGTCAtccacgaggaggaagaggcgggGACAGGGTCACTCGCCGCAACCCACCTTTGCAGCCAATCCAGCTACCTGGGACGCTGAACATCATCGACATGGAGGAGTGAAAGATGACATCGATCCAGTTGCACCAGACCGGTGGGGAGCTGCGAGCAAGAAGAACCTTGCGTAGGCTTAGCCAGTCGATGGAGTCGAAAGCTTGAGCACCAAGGTCGGGGCACGTCGCTTGAAGTAGCACTGCACCATCTCCGCCGCGTAGACGAAACTACCTATTGACATCGCTTAACATTGTCTGGGTGTAGCTAGCATTCACCAACTTCTTGACTAAGCTAGTTCTTCGGCACTTTTCTCCTTCCAAGTTGTAACTGCAGCACATGCTGCTGAAACTTTCTTCTCTAGGTTCTACTAGTCTCATGCTGAGGCTGAGTCGCTCAAAACGGAACAGGCACCGGCGCAGCCTAGTAGCACGGAATAGTTCAGCGAATCCGCTGTCACTTGGCCATCTGAGCCCTCGCACACGTTGCATTCATCGCCAGTTCACCCGTTCCGAAAGGGCCAAAAAGCGTTACACGACAAGGCAAGCTTCCTGACACTGACCATTCCAATCCCAGATCAGACGTGGCTTGTCACGTCTCAGGACTGACCGCGACGACAATGTGTAGGATTCCACAGCTTCATCTACCCTATCCACAGCCCAGGCAGCTAGCAGTATAGCTCGAGAGTGTTGTCACCTCTGCCTTTTTTAAAGTTTTTTCTCGCAAGGAACTCATTGCTCTTGTCCAAAAAGCCAGTTGTGCCCATTGACCGCTCTGTTGTCTCAGGACCAAGTGTTCCTTTCTCTCGGAGAAATGGGCAGATTCTGCAGAGCGAGCGGCGACAACAGTTCCACAAGCTCGGACGCTCCTACGCACGCAGGATCGGGTCGGCCCCGGCTTGAGCTGCAGTCAAATGAAATCCACAGTGAGTTTAGTTTAGCACGTAATCCACCTGAAGGGATCCGATGCAGTAATTAAACAGGACGTACCCTTCTCCTGTCTCCAGATCGACGACTGTGAATTGTGATCCACACACATTCCTGAGCCGGTACTAGTTGATTTTTCTTCAAGCTTCCAGCTCAAGTTGCCAACAAGGCAGAATGTTAGGCGCAATACTCAATGCTCTTAATACTCTGCcccagaagagagagagcccagaAATCCTGCGCCACATGCGTCGCTATGATCGATCGGCAGCATGTTACCCACATGCGCCTGCTCGCCGTCGCCGAGACCTGGGAGGCCCCAAGAGGCCGATCGAGGCCAGTGCACAAATGCACATCTGGCCATCTGGGAGCGAGCAAGCTACTAGCAGCAAGTAGCCACAGGAGAAAAAACTACTGTACTTCGTTGTGGCGTCAGTTGGCAGTAGAAAAATGCATAGTTCTGGGAGCAACTTGATATCTCCGTTGGCATCGGATCGGACGGAGCATAGCGCGATAGCCTACGGAGAATTCAAGATTTGGTCCTGGACGCCTGGACCTGCCTGCGAGATGGCGCATTTATTCATTCCAAGCGGAGGAGATCGAAGGTTCCTTCCTGGTTTTTAAACACGCACCCATCTATCCGGGGCTGAGCATGGCAACCCCCAAACTCACGTTCATGTCCAGCTCACTTTCTATCTAGGCCTCCCTCCCGACCCTCCTTTCCTTTCCAGCTCGATCAATCGATCGATCGGTTCGCTAGCTAACTAACCTGCGGTCTCCTCGCCAAACCCCTTGCATGAATCGTCGTCCATGGCACTCCCCGCCGCCTATGTATAGCAGCAGCCTTCCTTAGTCCATCACACCACAGAAAATCTTGATCGGATTCGCTTCGGAGAGACATCATCTAGGATGCAGGACCTGTTCTCGGTCCCGTCCTGCTTCTCGTCCGGCGAGAAGCAGCACCTCCCGGACGCCACCGCGTCGTCGGCCACCAGGTCGGGCCAGAGCGCCGTCACGCTGGTGTACCGCGCGGAGATCGCCGGGCAGAGCCGCCTGGTCACCGTCACGTGGTGCAGGAACCTGCTCACCCACGGCATGCAGGTCTCCATCGAAGGCTCCGCGGGCGGCGGCAAGGACAAGAccggcgtcggcggcggtggcAGGGACCACAGCAacgggcagggcggcggcggtggcgacggcaagAGCTGCAGCGCGTGCAAGGTGGAGATGCAGCCGTGGCACTTCTGGCGCAAGTACGGTGCCAAGCAGTTCCAGGTGGACGGTAGGGCGGTGGACGTGGTGTGGGACCTCCGCACCGCGCGGTTCTCCGACGAGCCCGAGCCGGCGTCGGACTACTACGTGGCCGTggtctccgacgaggaggtggtgCTCCTCCTCGGCAACCAGAAGAAGGAGGCGTTCCGGCGGACGGGGTCCCGGCCGTCGCTGTCGCTCCAGGACGCCGCGCAGCTGGTGTGCAAGAAGGAGCACGTCTTCAGCAAGAAGCGCTTCCTCACCAGGGCCAGGTTCCACGAAAGGGGCAAGCTGCACGACATCAGCATCGAGTGCAGCAGCGGCAACCTCGCCGCCGGCATGGACGTCGACATGGCCATCAAGATCGACGGATGCGTCACCGTACTCGTCAAGCACCTGCAGTGGAAGTTCAGGGGCAACGATTGCATCTCCATCAACAAGATTAAGGTGCAGGTCTACTGGGACGCACACGACTGGCTCTTCGGCACCGGCTTGAGGCAGGCGCTATTCATCTTCAAGCCCGAGGCGCCGCCGTTGTTGCCGGCTTCGCACTTCGACGCCGATGAGTTCTCCGATTTCTGCCTCTTCCTCTACGCGTGGAAGGTTGAATGAGCCTGCCTAGCTAGCTTATTAGAGATCCCACATTCTCTTGTTACTACTACCGCTACTACATTACACTATTTTTTACAGTGGACATGTTCACCATGCTATGAACCAATAGTTCATACCATGTAATGTATTGGAAAGATGTGATGAGTGTATGGGGAGAGTGATTGATTGAGGACATTTTCTGTTTCATTGCCCATTGGGGAGTGTTGGCACATGGAAGATTGGCATGGAGGGGCACAGGATAGTCCTGGGGATGAGCAACAGCCTGGTCCTGATGGAGAAACATGGAGGGTGATGACATGACAGCCAGGATTCAGAATCGCATTTGCCTTTCCCAATCATGCATTCATGCTGATTTATCCACGGAAATTCCAGCTAAGAACTGGTCCAACCTAACTCCTTCCTATCCAGTAGTAGTACATTGCTTCTGCATTCTTATCTTCTTCTACTCACTTTATTTTGACCGGCCAAACTAACATCCTCTGTTTCCTCTGTCCAAGAACAGGGTGTACCAGATACTAGTATAATACTTGTATTTAACTCAAGTACTCAATTGTACTATTGTTAATGGCAACTGGAGTAAGGGGTGCATTGTTTTTCACCCAGGTTTCCTGTAATGATCCTTTGCACTATGTAGCTTTGGCAATTCCCAAGTCCAAGTTGAGATTTCAGAGATGTCCCTTGAGCTGTTCTACAAGTCCCTATCAGATCCTAGAGAAAAGGCTACTGTGTCATACAGgctaaaagaaaaacaaatatgGGTTATACAGGGTCCAACAAAGTAGCTCCCTGGAGGACAAGTCAACCATGTAGACACCTACCATAAACTGAGAAGTTGACAAGTTTTTATCCATTTTTATGCTCATGTCTTTCCCATTGGTTACCAGCAATTGTTTAAACCAGGAATGCTAGAATCTAGACCAAAAGAATTTGTATGCATCTTCTTTACTAAGTACTTCTAATCAACAGCATCCTACGCTCTTCTCACGACTCTGGTCTTAAATAGAACAATAATACAGGCAGTGCTTCATTCCCACATAGTCAAATATGTAAGCATGGAAAAGTAAACTTATTGACCAAATAGTCTATCAATAGTTACAAAATGTTCCATACAGTGCTCTTTCCACACGAACGCAATGTGACGAGGAATGCTTCCAAACCTCGCATTTCCTCAATAAACAACACATGATACTTTTGGAATTCGCATATATCAGTTGAAAAAACAATTAGACTAATAAATAATACATTATTACTTTGGGCCAAAACCAAACCATTTTGCCAAGGAAAATTTGTTTTTCCCACGAGGAGGTTCATCTGAAGGCTTTCCACCAGTTCCGCGGGCTGGTCTCGGGTTAGCTgtgatgaaaacaaaaacaaccaGATCAGAGGCATACAACATTATATAAATATAATTGCATTGAAATATGAACGAGCTTTGCTTATTAGTTGCTGGCATCAGTAAAAATGTGGAAATAGCATTAAAAGTGTAAACTTGGCATAATGTTGGCAACACAATCCAAAGAAGTCAGATTGTTTGAAGCGAACTTCTGGCTGTAATGCTAGTTTCTTTTCCTTTAAAAATTAAGGTAAACCAGCAAAACTTGGCGCTGTCACTAATGTTAGATTTTACAGAGATATTTACACGCAATCTTCCTATCAAATCATAACTGAGGGGCTGGATAATTACTTGAATTGGACTTTTTGGCATCTTGGAATAATGGCCCTGGACTTGGTTGCTTTTGCTCCGGAGGACTGTCCCCATCACCTAGTTAATTTGAATAGCAGGATAAAGTGTCTCAAACCCTTTTAGGGGAAATATACATGATCAATTAATGCACTTGAAAATAATAATTATGTAGCACTGGCATAGCTACTGAGGAAGTTTCACATGAGTCATAGATAGAAGTTGTTATAGCTGAAATGAAGATGCTAATAATAAGCAAAATCGACTCTAATAGCATCAGCAGTTAAACATGGATAAGTACAGTGAATTAACCAAAGAAACTTCAAAAATTGAGGAACCATTTGAAGATATTATGAAACTTACCATCTGTGGATGACTTTCTGTAGGTGTTCTTCAAGAATTCGACAAAAGAATGATCATTGTGATCAAGCATCACTGGTCCAAAGCAAGGTAAAAAATTTCAATAGTGATTAGCAATATGATTTTGCAAAATTTCTTCGCATATTCTTGGTACATCAACGTCAAATAAAGATTAGTAAAATTACATTGTTGAAACAACTCGTGCCTCTTATGCTCAGAGGTACCGAACAAGAGCAGTTGCACTGCCTCTGAATCTTTGTCCGAGCACGTCTTGGATAGGTTGTTCGTATCTAACAGGATACCTGCAAGCTGAGGGCAAAGACACAAAACATAATCATGAGTGCCAGTAATTTACGCATAATGGTGGCAACAGCAGGTACAAAATACACCAACCAGGAGTTTCTTTATGTCCTGGCTCTGAAGTGGGCTATAAGTTTCTTCACAATAGTTATTGGCGAGGACCGTGCAAACCGAGCCTACCTAGGAGACAAAAACGAGCATGATTtatgaagcaaatgctggaattaATCAGGTAAGTTCCTGAGCAGACAAATGAAGAGTACTTGGTACAAGTACCACAATATTACCTCGCCATTTGATCTCAAAACATCTTGCCCCACCACCACCAAGCTAGCTCGCTGATCCATTATCAGTCCCTCCATATCAACCTAAATTCAGCTTCGCAGAGTCAGCATCATGTACATTTGCTTTACCCAGGATGTTGTTCGAACAAGGCATTGATAAGAATTAGCTGTCGCTGCGGCACATTGAAATctttgatactccctccgttcctttttaattgactcgaatttagttcaaatttgtactaaattcgagtcaattaaaaaagaacggagggagtagtatcttATTATGCAGAAATAAGTGGGTCGTATTTATGATGTCCCTCAATTGTTGCTGGCTCCTTTGTATGACGTTACGGTAGTACAAGCTAGCACAAACTCGCAAACGCACAAAGCATATACTACCAGTCATCTGTCACTAGAATAGAATGGCGGCCACATGGTACCAATCGAAATTAAGAACACACACACATGACAGTATGACACAACAGCAATGAGATGCAGGATAGCCTTATCCTTGTCGCCTCTGCTCAAATTATAAACGCCCAATAACTCCGGGATCTAGACAGTTGTCCAATTGGTCGGAAATGAATCGTATACCCAACCGAAGCTAGCATTGCTTACCTCGTCAGCGAAGAGCAGAGCCGAGGCGTCGACGCCGACGTGGTAGAGGAGCCAGGCCGCCTGCCTGCACCTCGCCATCCTGCTCCGTTGCATGTtcaccaccggcaccgccgcatGGCCGTCCGCCTTGCTCGACTGCACCCACGCGTAGCATATCGCCGCCACAATCGAGCTCACGCCTGCTCGGAATCACGAGTGGGCGGGCAGAATTGGTTAGATTCAGTTACAACAGAGGAAAAGGATTTACCGATGTAACAAACGGGGAGAGTACGTGGTGTTATTACTTTTCGAGGCGTCGGAGAGCACGACCTTGGTGGGCCTCGAGCCGCGGATGTCCCCGGAGGCTAGGTTGTCTAGGGCGacgcgctggcggcggaggaaggcGTTGAGGCGGGCGACGCCGTCGTCGAAGCCGTCGGCGGCGGGAGCGTGGGAGGTggaggcgtggcggcggtggtggagggggCGGGCGGGAgagctggaggcggaggaggtggtgCGGCGGTGGGAGGAGTCCGCGGCGGAGAGGTCCTGGAAGCGGGACTTGCGGCGGGAGGAGTGCGGGTTCGGGGGCAGGGATGGGGAAGGCGAGGGGGGCTCCGAGGCGGCGGAGGCTTCGGAGCGCGATGGCGAGGAGATGATGGACGCGCGCTGCAGGATCTCGTCGCCGATGCCGCCCGGCTGCCGGTGCCTGCACGCACGCCGGAGAAGATTGCTCGGTTAGCGCCGTGGGCGACTGGGCGGCGAAACTTTACAACTGGTTAGAAATTGGGCCGGTAATTCAGCGTTATTGGGCCACAACCAATGAATGTGCTTTCAGGCTGCTAATGGTGTGGAGTTTGGCCAGTTCAAAGTGAGCTATACCAAAAAAAAAACGTACAAAATTTCAAATTCCTTTGATACCTCCAAAAATTCAATTTCTTTTGTACTTCCTCGGTGTCATGAAACTTATTTTAAATTCGTTTTAATTTAAGCGTATACATACACATTTTAAAACTTTAGAAGATAAGTTTCATGGGACGGAGAGAGTGCAAAGAATGAGAAAATAGTACTCCATCCAATCCAAAGTAATTGACTCCTAGCCTGAATGCTAGCAGTAGGCGGCTCTCTTCTCCTTTTGGCCTAGGGCTTGATACTATGTTTTTCGTTATCTTCTtggtaatgaaaatcgatccaTGAGGATCACTTGGAAAAAAAAATTGACTACACTTTATCTAGATTAGAATCCATGTAATCTAAATATTTAGCTACATACATACGAATCTAAACAACATttagtcaattaatatggatggATCGGAAGGAGTAGCGAAAACTAGACCTTTCAAACTGGACTTTGATAGATAcgttaaatgaaaataaaatatattttttatgaaAATTTAAAGTCTAAAGAAAAAATGAGCCTTGAGAGGCGATGATGTTTTGCACCGAAACCACGGATTGCATATTCTCACTCTCACTCATCGTGCCAGGCCAGCTTATTCCGTGCGCCCGCAATGAAATGACCTGATTTACGTACCTTCTCGCGGACCGTGACATGGGGTCCCGGCGGTCGAGAGTGGGCGAAGGCTCCGTGCCGTTGCCGCCGGCGAACCTGGGCACCTGCCTGGACGGCGAGCCCATCCTCCCCGGCGACCCGGACTCGACCATCCTCCTCGCTTCCTCCAGCCAATCCTGCGTCTGCTTGCtcgcgctgctgctgctcctgccaccGCGGCCCACGTCACTTTCCCGCTTCTTCTCCGACGGGGCTGCGGCAGGCTTCTTcttgctgctactgctgctgctctCGCCGGTCAGGTCGTACACGCCGCCGGCGACGGCACCGGCACTGGCGCTGGCAGCGCTGTGCTTCGCGCCGACGGTCCCGAAGAACCAGTCGTTCATGAAGTCCGTCAGGTCCGGCGCCCCGTCCACCTCCATGGCTGGCAGCTAGCTGCGCGACGAACACACCCGCCTACGTGCGTGTTCTTGCTCTTCTCTTTCTGGTGCAGCTTACCAGGTTAATCGGTGGTGTAATTTAACTCGTATGGTTTAATTTGTTGCGAAGATCGCGTCAAGTGATCTGCCGCGTGCcacggccggcggccggcgttcCCCTTGTACGGTAGCGGCGAGTGACCAAACCGAGGGCATTTTGTTTGCCGTACACGGCTTGCAGATGGAGCTCGCTGAAGAGACAACGGGCGGCGGGTTTGGACAGTTGGCTGTTTTCGCGGTCGTGCCAGCAGAGCTCCAGAGAAGCCCTGAAAAGAATCTGCAGCCAATCGGCAACGTTCACACGAGATGGACTTATCATGCCACAAATTGTCATATCTGAAATTCGCATCCAGATGCGCACTGAATTCTATTGTGGATGTGAATAGTAAGCAATTAAGATGAACCGAATTAGATACCAACTCGCGCGAGATTTTTGAACAAAAATTCAGTTCATGGGTCGAAATAAGGATCTGAAATTTTGTGTCGCATGGTAGATGTGCATGTACTGTATAAATTTTGTTTCAAAAGTTCGGAATTTTGAGCAACCTTTTGATATCTAAATGAACTGATTTCGTGTATTATATGAAGCGCTGATAGTAATACATGTTGTCTTGGGCTATCCGTGTGTTTATGTTCCCAACCTGACTGTGCACAAGAGCACTTGTCTAAGCTGGCCAATACCTGTCAGTAATTCTGCAGCAACACGTCCCTGAGTTCCAAACTTGCTATCTCTGTAAATTCACAACACACTGCCTCCTTATGTGCAGAGCACGAAGGATTCTGTTTTCACTTTTCACAAGACTATCATACCATCTATTCACTTAAGCTTTTTGCCTTCCGAAACTGATTTTCAAGTTTAATAATTTACTCCAATGTACATAATTAGCCAAATACACACATATCATTGACAGAACTCAAAAACTCACCACAGAGTAGAGTTAAGAGTTAGGAGTACGACGAATGCCTAGCAGTCACATACATAGTGAGTAGTCATGGTGTTGTTGAAACCATAGCCAAGATAGGACAAACTCTGCTAGTTCAAATTAAActcccaaaacatcttatatataGGAATGGAGGGcatttcgaaagaaaaaatatataggaatggagggagtagcaaaCAAATTTCTGTAAAAAAAGTATTAAGGAAACTGCAAATGAAATTTAATAATATAAATAGCAAATGTACAACATAGTTTTTGCATTTTCGAATGTGAATTATCTGCTTCATTAACTATGAAAAAAAAGAACAGATTTTCAGAGCTTTACATAAATCAGTGTCATGGACACAACGATAATATGTCGAGTTACTAAAAGAGTACTGTACAGATTCAGACAAAAGGATTTGTACAGTTGGGTAGCTTGTTTATGAGCCAGAACTCTTAGTGGACGGATTGAATACTGCCTGGTCAGCACAATCCAAGCTACGTCCAGACTCATGATTAACGCCCATCAGATCGAGATAATATATGTAGTGGGATATAATGACGTTCATCTCATCAGTGAACCCTCGACCACATATATGATAACCATCACCATACATGATGTTCATTGTAGCACCAAAGCCAGGATACCTCTTGGAAACAGTGTCACGCTTGGTTGGTTTCCAGTTGCCAACAAAGACATCATGGGCAGATGGCTGCCTCCTCTTCACTGGAGTCATCCACCTCCAGATTGCTGCTTCAAATGCTATGGTGGCATTCTGTTCAAGTAACTCTGGGTGGCTTAACAGGTCCTGATTGATACCCTTACCAATGATCCCATAGTTGTAATTCCTGAGGATTATCAACATGGAAAAGAAAAATCATCACTTGCTAATTCAGAATTAATAGCAACGGAGAGAGGGGTGTATCAGCCTGACCAGTAAACAGGAATAGCGCCTCGGCCATAGTATCTGACTCCTTCGACACATCGATATAACTCGTTGCTGTCGTCACAATAATAGCTCTGGTCTGGGCTCATTTCGCGGTTGTAGCAAAGCCCCCAGGCCAGTGGATTTGGATAAAATTTTCCACCTGAATGAGTAACAGGTTAGTACTTACTGGATGATCTCGGAAAAATACATAGTATTAAAACTGGATTCAAAATCAGACCAAATCCTTCACATATTCACATGAAGAACTGCAGGATTAAGTTCAAAACTGGTTAAGAAACTATTCTGATGAAACGTGACCCCAATGAGAATTAATTACCATTATCCACATCCAGTTGGTAATTAATTAATTATGGACATATTGGAGTTTCAAGCTATGGAGCTAGCTCCTGTCTTCTTGATTCCAGGCTACTAAAATAGGAAAAAAATAAATCTTGTTACAACTGGAAAGGAACCTGAGATTTGTAGACAACACAACACTCGAGATGGAAAATGATATACTCCCCTGAGAAATGATCCCCTGAGATAGAAAAGACCCAGAAGTTTGGACTTCTTAGTTTCTCTCGGTTCACGATTGGTAATAGCATGCCTGACATTGATTTTAATTTTGTAATTTTAGAGTGAAGTTTTTACTATAACATCAATTGAATATACATCATTTCCATTTTTCTAATCAAGTACTCCGTAGTATTAACTTGTGCAGCAAAAATATCTGACTTGTTTGAAATGTTAGTAAAAGTCACTGATCGACAACTGCTGATGTCATTTGCCAGGGATGAATGGACGATGCACAGCTACTcattagagcatccccagccgttggggctccccaggccgaaatccggcgctatttagcgccgaatggatgtattttttggcctggggaggcccattttcccagtggcgagcccatggtcgccttcacccaccgcgtgcatagcgaccccgggaagggcaaccgtcggagtgcccttgtcgctttgaaccgccgtaatggtccgcgaagtcgcctcgtcgggaacggtcgaagtcgcCTCGAAATtacaaccgccgtaatggagcatgaactccgaggaagagcaaccgccgctctcttcgtccagagaactacatatacggtttcgaacggccgacgccattcatctattctctcctcaccatcttctgtcaaccatgagcgatcgggtcgtggccatcggacaccgacagcgaggggaagccgccaggatggcgacattggtgggatcgcgttgcatcgtccagcagcgacgattcccccccgccGTCCAGCGAagacgaatgggatgacgacgaggaggaggacgaggacgaggccgaggagcaggccgtggagcaggccgtggagccggccgaggagcagcccgaggagccggccgaggagccggccgaggagcaggccgaggaagaagccgaggagcaggcggaggaggaggaggacgcagaGGCGAAGGcaccttcctccgacgaggaggtgacgagccggaagcgtcgccgccacgacgatgaggcggggccatctaggaagaagtagtagtttaagtttgtttttaagtttttatatgtaatttttatgtttattcgaactaTATATAATTATGTTTATTCGAACTAT contains:
- the LOC124667268 gene encoding uncharacterized protein LOC124667268; its protein translation is MQDLFSVPSCFSSGEKQHLPDATASSATRSGQSAVTLVYRAEIAGQSRLVTVTWCRNLLTHGMQVSIEGSAGGGKDKTGVGGGGRDHSNGQGGGGGDGKSCSACKVEMQPWHFWRKYGAKQFQVDGRAVDVVWDLRTARFSDEPEPASDYYVAVVSDEEVVLLLGNQKKEAFRRTGSRPSLSLQDAAQLVCKKEHVFSKKRFLTRARFHERGKLHDISIECSSGNLAAGMDVDMAIKIDGCVTVLVKHLQWKFRGNDCISINKIKVQVYWDAHDWLFGTGLRQALFIFKPEAPPLLPASHFDADEFSDFCLFLYAWKVE
- the LOC124662572 gene encoding uncharacterized protein LOC124662572, with amino-acid sequence MEVDGAPDLTDFMNDWFFGTVGAKHSAASASAGAVAGGVYDLTGESSSSSSKKKPAAAPSEKKRESDVGRGGRSSSSASKQTQDWLEEARRMVESGSPGRMGSPSRQVPRFAGGNGTEPSPTLDRRDPMSRSARRHRQPGGIGDEILQRASIISSPSRSEASAASEPPSPSPSLPPNPHSSRRKSRFQDLSAADSSHRRTTSSASSSPARPLHHRRHASTSHAPAADGFDDGVARLNAFLRRQRVALDNLASGDIRGSRPTKVVLSDASKSVSSIVAAICYAWVQSSKADGHAAVPVVNMQRSRMARCRQAAWLLYHVGVDASALLFADEVDMEGLIMDQRASLVVVGQDVLRSNGEVGSVCTVLANNYCEETYSPLQSQDIKKLLLAGILLDTNNLSKTCSDKDSEAVQLLLFGTSEHKRHELFQQLMLDHNDHSFVEFLKNTYRKSSTDGDGDSPPEQKQPSPGPLFQDAKKSNSTNPRPARGTGGKPSDEPPRGKNKFSLAKWFGFGPK
- the LOC124662573 gene encoding chitinase-like protein 1, coding for MKRITRAHPSERAIKWSKAAAFVLVAMLAAAEARREKACDTGWECSGSRFCCNGTITDYFKAHHFEEFFPRRNDSIAHAAGFWTYQAFIAAAALFEPRGFGTTSGKVTGIKEVAAFLGHVGARISCGKFYPNPLAWGLCYNREMSPDQSYYCDDSNELYRCVEGVRYYGRGAIPVYWNYNYGIIGKGINQDLLSHPELLEQNATIAFEAAIWRWMTPVKRRQPSAHDVFVGNWKPTKRDTVSKRYPGFGATMNIMYGDGYHICGRGFTDEMNVIISHYIYYLDLMGVNHESGRSLDCADQAVFNPSTKSSGS